The sequence GGTCACGTCCAGCGCGGAGGACACGTCGTCGGCGATCAGCAGCTCGGTACGCGGGGCGAGCGCCCGGGCCAGCGCCAGCCGCTGCAGCTGGCCGCCGGAGAGCCGGGTGCCCTTGTGCCCGATCAGCAGCTGCAGGCCGCCGCCGGACGCGGCCAGGTCGTGGTCCAGCTGGGCCACCGACACCGCGTCGGCCGCGTCCACCTCGTGCCCGAGCCGGATGTTGTCGGCCACCGTCCCGGACAGCACCCGGGGCAGCTGGGCGACGTAGCCGACCTGGTTGGGCCGCAGGAACAGCTCCGGATCGTGGACCGGCTCGCCGTTCCAGCACAGCTGACCGGTGTGGTGCACGATGCCGGCCAGGGCGCGCAGCAGCGACGACTTGCCCGACCCGACCGGGCCGACCACCAGCACCAGCTGGCCGCGCTCGACGGTCAGATCGACGTCGCGTACCCCCTGGGCGCCGTTCTCGTGGATCGCGCTGAAGCCGCGCAGCTCCAGCGTGCGCAGCGGACTGCGCGGCGCGGCCGGCGGGGCTGGCGCGGTCCCCGCCGAGATGTCCACCCCGGGCACGTCCGAGGAGTACTCCGCGACGCCGGCCATCGCCACCGTCCGCTCGGTCCACACCCGAGCCGACGGGTAGTGCGACACCAGCGACGCGGTCGTCCAGGCGAACCACCGGGCCGAGCCGAGCGTCGCCACCGCGATCAGCGTCGCCGCCGCGCTGAGCCGCCCGGACAGGTACAGCGCCCAGACCGCGATGGGCAGCAACCCGCTCACGATCGACGGCGTGGACCGCGCCCACACCTGGATCGCGATCTCCCGCCACTGCAGCTCGCTGCGTCTGGCGTCGAGCCGGGCCAGGTGGGCGAGCACCGGCTCGGTCGCGCCGGCCAGCTTCACCGTGCGCGCCGCCGACAGCGACGACACCAGCGCGGTCGCGAACGCCGCGCGCGCCGCCACGGTCCGCTGGGCGGCCCGCTCCAGCCGCGGCCCGAACAGGGTCGCGGCCAGGCCGGACACCAGCATGGTGCCGAGGAAGAACAGGGCCGGCACCGGCGACTGCGAGGTCAGCGTCATGGCGACCACGGTGATCAGCGCGACGCCGTTGTCCATCAGGTTGTCGGCGAGCATGACCACCCGCTCGGTGTCGCCGCCCTGGGCGACGACCTCGGCCGGGGTGTGCCTGCTGACCCGGCGCGGGCCGATCTGCCCGTGCACCAGGCGCAGGCTGATCCGCAGCATCTGCCGCACCCACCACTCCGGGAACCAGGCGCCGGTGAAGTACAGCGTCGGGATCAGGGCGAGCAGCGCGACGGCGATCCCGGCGGCCGGGTACAACGGGTTGCCGGTCCTGTCCACCACGTCCGCCCAGAGCAGCGGGAGGACCGCGCCGTCCAGACCGAGCAGGACCATGAACACGAACAGGGCGACGGCGCCGAGGCCGTACCGGGCGTCGTTGGTGGCCAGCCGGGCGATCTCGCGCATCGTGCGGGCCGGCGGCGCCGGTGGCAGCGGCGGGGGCGCCACGGTGGGCAGCGGGTTGCTCAGCGCGTCCGGGCCGAGCTCCAGCCGCGCCGCGGTGTCCCAGTCCGGTTCGTCGGCAACCAGCACCCCGCCCCCGGCGGATTTCTGCGCCGCGGCCGGGACGGCCAGGTTGCTGCTGGCCATCAGCTCGGCGAAGCGGCGCGACTCGCGCAGCGGCCCGGCCTCCAGCACCTCGCCGTCGGCCAGCACCACCACCTCGTCGCAGCGCTGCACCGAGGACAGCCGGTGCGCCACGATCACGCCGATCCGGCCCTGCAGCAGCCGGTCGGTGGCGCGCTGCACCCAGGACTCGGTGACCGGGTCCATCCGGGCGGTCGCCTCGTCCAGGATCACCACCTGCGGGGCGCGGACCAGGATCCGGGCGAACGCCACCAGCTGCTCCTGGCCGGCGGAGAGCTTGTAGCCACCCTCGCCGAGCCGGGTGTCCAACCCGTCCGGCAGGCCGGCCACCCACGCGGAGAGCCCGAGCTCGTCGAGCGCGGCGCCGGCCCGGGGCAGCAGCTCCTGGTCGAACAGCGCGATGTTCTCGGCCAGGGTGCCGGCCAGGATCTCGGTGCGCTGCGGGACGATCGCGGTCCACCGGCGCAGCGCCTCGACCCCGATGTCGTTGATGTCCGTGCCGCCCAGCAACACCGTGCCGGCTGGCACGTCCACGGCCCGGGTGAGCACCTTGGCCAGCGTGGACTTACCCGAGCCGGTGCGGCCGACCAGCGCGTAGGAACGGCCCCGGGCAAAGGTGAGGCTGACCCCGCGCAGGGCCGGCGGGCGCGTGCTGTCGCTCTCGGAGTACCGGAAGGTCAGGTCCCGCACGACCAGATCGCCGTCGACCGGGGGGCGGCCCTCGGTCGGCTCCTGGGGCACCGCGCTGAGCATCTGCACCCGGCTCCAGGCGCCCAGCGCGTTCTGCAGTTCCGGGACCATCCGGGTGACCTGCTCCAGGGTGCCGCCGAAGCCGAGCGCCAGCAGCCAGATCGCGGTCAGGCGGGCGCCGTCGATGTGCCCGGTGGCCAGCGCCGCGGCGCCGGCCAGGACCAGCGAGGCGATCAGGGTACGGGTGATCGCCCCGGCCCACATGGTGACCTTCGACGAGGCACGCCACACCCGCCGGCCGCGGGCCAGCACCTCGCGGGCGCGGTCGGCGTAGAGCCGCCGGACGTACGGCGCGGCCAGGCTGGTGCGTACGTCGTCCTGCCCGTGAATGGCCTCCTCCATCACCGCGGCCAGGTCGGACCAGGCCTCCTCCTCGGCGATGCGCACCGGGGAGATCCGCCGGATCGGCTTGTTCATGGTCAGGAAGATCAGGACGCAGACGGCGATCATGGCGAGGCCGGCCGGCCACCACACCAGGAACGCGGTGCCGACGGAGAGCGTGGCCACGGCGATCGACTGGGCGATCCGCACGCCGCTGCCGCGTAGCTCGGCGGCGACCTGGTAGACATCCGAGTCGATGCGGTCGAGCAGTTCGCCGACCGGGGTGTTCTCCAGGGTGGGGATGTCCTGGCCGAACGCCACCCGGTTGAGTCCACGCCGGACCCGGGCCGCCCAGTCGGCGGTCAGCCGGGCGGCGACCAGGCCGACGAAGACGTCGCTGAGCACCGCGGCGCCCAGTGCCGCGGCCAGCGTCACGAAGACCGAGCCGGAACGATCGACCAGCACCGGCCCGGCCAGCGCGAGCGCGCCCGCGGATCCGGCCGCGCCGAGCACGATCAGAAACGCGGCGAGCGCCGTGCGACTTCGGGAGGTAACCCACAGGTCGCGGAGCAGACGCATACGAAGTCCTCTGGACGATGGATGAGGCGGGGTCCCCATCGTGCGCGGCCCGGCAAGCCGCGCTCAACCGGTTTAATCCCGGCATGCCGTCATCCGGCAGGCGCCGTCCACCGGGCGCGGATCGCCTCGCCGGACGGTCCCGCCCCGGCGAACCGCGCGGCCGGGCGGCACGCCCGTCAGACCGTTCCGGTGACCGGGCGGGCGGCACGGCCCGGGCCGGTGTTTCCGCAGTGGCTGCCGGTCGGAGAGCCCCGGGCTTCGCGGACCGCGACGGTCAGGAAGCGGACCGCAGGGTCAGCAGGGTGATCTCACTGGGCGCGAAGATCCGGAACGGCGGTCCCCAGAAGCCGGTGCCGCGGCTGGTGTAGAGCTGGGTGCGCTCGGAATGCCGGGACAGGCCCTGCAGGACCGGCTGGTCGATGCGCACCAGGTAGTGGAAGGGCCACATCTGCCCGCCGTGCGTGTGACCGGACAGCTGCAGGTCGATGCCGTGGGCCACGGCGCCGGAAATCTGCTGGGGCTGATGGGCCAGCAGCAGGACCGGCAGGTCCGGGTCGGCGCCGGCCAGGGCGGCCTCGTGGTCGGCGTGGTGGCCGGGCACGCCCGAGCCGGCCGCCGTGCGGTCGTCGACGCCGGCCACGACGAGGGAGTCGCCGCCGCGGGAGACGACCAGGTGGCGGTTGTGCAGCGCCTCCCAGCCGAGCGAGGACATGTACTCCACCCAGCCCTGGGCGCCGCTCATGTACTCATGGTTGCCGGTCACGTAGACCCGGGCCAGCTCCGCCCGCACGTCACCCAGCGGCGACGCCTGCGCGATGCGCTGCGGCACCTCGCCGTCGGCGATGTCGCCGGTGTGCGCGACGATGTCCGGCCGCAGCGAGTTGACCACCTCGACCACGCCCCGCGACCAGCGGGACCGGTCGATCGGGCCGTAGTGCGTGTCGGTGATCAGCACCACCCGCAGGCCGTCCAGCCCGCGACCGAGCCGGGGCAGCGTCACGTCGACGCGCCGGACCCGGGACACCCGCATGGCCTCGACGTGTCCCCAGACCAGCAGGACCAGCGAGACGACCACGACCGACGCGGTGACCAGCCGGGAGCGCACCGGGTCGGCGACCCCGGCCAGAGCCAGGACCGCGCCGGCGGCCTGGCCGAGCAGAGACCAGACGAACAGCACCCACAGCACGCCGAGCGTGGTGTCGGCGATCCGCGCGCAGCGGTCGTCGTGGCGGCCGTGACCGCGGAACATCAGCACCGGGAAAGCCGCGGCGGCCAGCACGAACACCAGCGTGCCGGCGATGACCGCCGGGGCCGGCCAGGCGTTGCCCGACCAGAACAGCGTCGCCCACGGGACGCCGAACAGCAGCGCGAGCACCGCGACCAGGATCAGTCCGAACCGAGGGCCGGGCCCCCGCCGCCGGCGCGGCTGCGCCGCGACCGCCTCATCCACCGCCATGCCGGCAAGCATGCCACCCGGTCACCACAAAAACTTCCGATACGGTGGTGACTCGTAACTCACTCCGGGGCGGCGCCCGGCTCGCCCAGCAGCGCCGACGGCACCACCAGATCGGCCCGGTCCCGGGTGGCCGCGATCAGCGCGGCGTTGCGCTCGTCGGTCCCGGTCGCCCACTCGGCCGCGGCCGCCGGTTCCTTGCCGAAACGCACGTGCCGCGCGATCAGCCGGCGCAGCCGTTCGGCGGGCTCCAGATCGGCGTACCACACCTCGCTGAACAGGCCCCGCAGCCCGGCCCACCGCCCGTCGGTGAGCAGCAGGTAGTTGCCCTCGGTCAGCACCAGCCGGGCCGGCCCGGCCACCCCGATCGTGCCGGCGATCGGCTGCTCCAGCCGCCGGTCGAAGCCCGGCGCGTACACCATGTCGTCCTCGTCGGCGAGCAGCCGGCGCAGCAGCGCGGCGTATCCCCAGGCGTCGAAGGTCTCCGGCGCGCCCTTGCGGTCGCGCAGCCCGAGCCGGTCCAGTTCGGCGTCGGCCAGATGGAAACCGTCCATCGGCACGTGCGCCACCCAGCCGCCGGGGGCCAGGCCGGCCGGCGGGTGCGGCGCCAGCGCGGCCAGCAACGACTCGGCCAGGGTGGTCTTGCCGGCCCCGGGTGGCCCGGTGATGCCCAGCACCGCGCGTCGCCCGCCGCCGACCAGCGCGCGGGCCCGATCGGCCAGTTCCGCGAGCGTGCACGTCATCCGGCGACCGTACCGCCCGGGTCGGCCCGGCCGGGCGGGCGCGCCGGATCGGGGTCAGCCGAGTCCGAGGCGCAGCCCGGCCACCCCGGCGGGCGACAGCGGCCGGGCGGTCGCCCGGGACAGGTCCGCGCGGACCCCGTCGGGCAGTTCGTCGCCCAGCGCGCACAGCACCGGGTACAGGTCGAGGACCTGGCGGTGGCTGAGCGCCCCCGCGCCGATCAGCAGCCCGTTGAGCGCGGTCGGGGTCTGGCCCAGCTCGCCGCAGAGCTCCCGGCGCCAGGCCGGATCGTGCACGTGGTCGGCGAACTCGCGGGCGATCCGGTTGCCGGCCGGCGAGCGCAGCCCGCCGAGGGTGTTCCGCCGTTGCCGGGCCGGCGGCGGGGCGAGCCGGCACGCGATGCCGAGCCGGCGGGCCAGCTGGGGAACGGTGAGCACCTCCAGCCCGGCCGCGCAGCCCTCGCAGAGCCGCTGGTAGGTGCGGGCGTGGATGACCGAGGCGGGCCGCTGGCACGCGCCGTCCAGGCCGCAGGACGGGTCGAGGATCACCTCGGTGAGGGTGCCCTCGTGGTCGAACCGGCCGACCGCGAAATACGTGGCCGGGGCGGTGCGGTAGCGGGCCAGGGCGGCGCGGGCGCTGACGTAGCCGTCCGGGTCGACGCCGATGCGTGGCACACCGGCCTCGGTGTGCAGCTGGATGAGCCGGAACATGGTGCACGCTCCCGGGGTGAAGCGAATTCGGTGTCGTCCCCGGGTACGTCAGCCATCTCACAATGGTTCAGGAATTACTGTGAGTCACCGCATCGTGACGACATTTTTGCTGGCAGGCGTGCCGAGGGGAAGCGAACATTACTCCGTGTAGCGGAAATTGGCTAGGGCGAACGGGGGAGGCCGCACGATCGCCAAGGCGGGTACGGTAGCCGCCTGCCGCTGTGACGAAGGGGGACGTGTGGGAGACGGGGCGACGCGGGTCCGGACCACCCTGCCTGCGCTGATGTACCACTCGGTCTCCGCCGTGGACGGCCCGCTGCGCGACCTCGCGGTGCCACCGGAGCGGCTGGCCGAGCAGCTCGGGACGCTGACCGCGGCCGGGTACCGGCTGACCGGCCTGACCGAGGCGCTCGACCGGCGGCTCGCCGGGAGCACCGAGAAGCTGGTCGCGGTCACCTTCGACGACGGCTACCGCGACTTCCTCACCGTCGCGCTCCCCGCGCTGCGGGCCGCCGGCGCCGGGGCCACCCTCTACGCCTCGGTCGGCCACCTCGGCGGGCACGCCGGCTGGCTGGGCCGCTGGGCCCCGGACTTCGGCCCGATGCTGACCTGGGCGCAGCTGGCCGAGGTCGCGGCCGGCGGCGTGGAGATCGGCAACCACAGCCTGATCCACCACCCGCTCGACGTGCTGCCGCCGGCCCGGCTGCGCGAGGAGGTGTACCGCAGTCGCGCCGAGCTGGAGCAGCGGCTGCAGGCGCGGGTGCGCTCGTTCGCCTACCCGCACGGCTACCACGGCCGCCGGGTGCGCGAGGTGGTCGAGGCGGCCGGGCACGACAACGCCACCGAGGTCGGGCGGCGCCTGCACGCCCCGGGGCGGTGGCAATTCGCCGTACCCCGCTTCCAGCCCACCCCCGACCACAGCGGGGCCGACCTGCTCGCCCTCGTCGAGGGGCGCGGCCCTCGCCTGACGCCGCAGCTCAAACGCCTCGCCCAGCCCGGCTGGCGGCTCGTCCGCAGGGCCGCCCGCCGGGCGGGCCGGACGCTGACCTGACGATGGGCGCCCGACTCTCCCGACGCGACCTGCTGCTGCTCGCCGGGGCGACGGCACTGCCCGCCGCCGGGTGCACCGCGAAGCCGGCGCCGTGGCCGCCGGTGCCCTCCGGCCCGGCGCCGGCCGTCACCGCCGGCGGCGGGCCGGCCCCGTTCACGCCCGGCCGGGTCATGCTGGGCGGCTACGTCGACCTGCGGGGCATGACCGCCGCCGAGAGCCTGCGCCTGCGCCGCCGCCAGCTCGGCCGGGACCTGCGGATCGTGCACCGCTACTACTCGTGGACCGACCGGCTGCCGGCCACGCTCGCCTACCTGCCGGCCGGTAGCACGCTGATGCTCTCCTGGCGCGGTCCGACGCTGCGCGAGATCACCGGCGGCGGGGCGGACCGCCTGATCACCGCGGCGGCCCGCCGCCTCGCCGCCGGCCGCCGGCCGATCCTGCTGCGCTGGGGCTGGGACATGAACCGCGACTTCTTCCGCTGGGGCGGCGCGGCCAACGGGCGGTCCCCGGAGGGGTACGTCACCGCCTGGCGGCGGCTGCGCCGGCTGTTCCGCGAGGCC is a genomic window of Actinoplanes teichomyceticus ATCC 31121 containing:
- a CDS encoding ATP-binding cassette domain-containing protein, with translation MRLLRDLWVTSRSRTALAAFLIVLGAAGSAGALALAGPVLVDRSGSVFVTLAAALGAAVLSDVFVGLVAARLTADWAARVRRGLNRVAFGQDIPTLENTPVGELLDRIDSDVYQVAAELRGSGVRIAQSIAVATLSVGTAFLVWWPAGLAMIAVCVLIFLTMNKPIRRISPVRIAEEEAWSDLAAVMEEAIHGQDDVRTSLAAPYVRRLYADRAREVLARGRRVWRASSKVTMWAGAITRTLIASLVLAGAAALATGHIDGARLTAIWLLALGFGGTLEQVTRMVPELQNALGAWSRVQMLSAVPQEPTEGRPPVDGDLVVRDLTFRYSESDSTRPPALRGVSLTFARGRSYALVGRTGSGKSTLAKVLTRAVDVPAGTVLLGGTDINDIGVEALRRWTAIVPQRTEILAGTLAENIALFDQELLPRAGAALDELGLSAWVAGLPDGLDTRLGEGGYKLSAGQEQLVAFARILVRAPQVVILDEATARMDPVTESWVQRATDRLLQGRIGVIVAHRLSSVQRCDEVVVLADGEVLEAGPLRESRRFAELMASSNLAVPAAAQKSAGGGVLVADEPDWDTAARLELGPDALSNPLPTVAPPPLPPAPPARTMREIARLATNDARYGLGAVALFVFMVLLGLDGAVLPLLWADVVDRTGNPLYPAAGIAVALLALIPTLYFTGAWFPEWWVRQMLRISLRLVHGQIGPRRVSRHTPAEVVAQGGDTERVVMLADNLMDNGVALITVVAMTLTSQSPVPALFFLGTMLVSGLAATLFGPRLERAAQRTVAARAAFATALVSSLSAARTVKLAGATEPVLAHLARLDARRSELQWREIAIQVWARSTPSIVSGLLPIAVWALYLSGRLSAAATLIAVATLGSARWFAWTTASLVSHYPSARVWTERTVAMAGVAEYSSDVPGVDISAGTAPAPPAAPRSPLRTLELRGFSAIHENGAQGVRDVDLTVERGQLVLVVGPVGSGKSSLLRALAGIVHHTGQLCWNGEPVHDPELFLRPNQVGYVAQLPRVLSGTVADNIRLGHEVDAADAVSVAQLDHDLAASGGGLQLLIGHKGTRLSGGQLQRLALARALAPRTELLIADDVSSALDVTTELQLWRALRAHGVTVVGSTSKRAALTQADRVVVLIGGKVAEQGTWPELADRWGHLAG
- a CDS encoding metallophosphoesterase gives rise to the protein MAVDEAVAAQPRRRRGPGPRFGLILVAVLALLFGVPWATLFWSGNAWPAPAVIAGTLVFVLAAAAFPVLMFRGHGRHDDRCARIADTTLGVLWVLFVWSLLGQAAGAVLALAGVADPVRSRLVTASVVVVSLVLLVWGHVEAMRVSRVRRVDVTLPRLGRGLDGLRVVLITDTHYGPIDRSRWSRGVVEVVNSLRPDIVAHTGDIADGEVPQRIAQASPLGDVRAELARVYVTGNHEYMSGAQGWVEYMSSLGWEALHNRHLVVSRGGDSLVVAGVDDRTAAGSGVPGHHADHEAALAGADPDLPVLLLAHQPQQISGAVAHGIDLQLSGHTHGGQMWPFHYLVRIDQPVLQGLSRHSERTQLYTSRGTGFWGPPFRIFAPSEITLLTLRSAS
- a CDS encoding nucleoside/nucleotide kinase family protein, with product MTCTLAELADRARALVGGGRRAVLGITGPPGAGKTTLAESLLAALAPHPPAGLAPGGWVAHVPMDGFHLADAELDRLGLRDRKGAPETFDAWGYAALLRRLLADEDDMVYAPGFDRRLEQPIAGTIGVAGPARLVLTEGNYLLLTDGRWAGLRGLFSEVWYADLEPAERLRRLIARHVRFGKEPAAAAEWATGTDERNAALIAATRDRADLVVPSALLGEPGAAPE
- a CDS encoding polysaccharide deacetylase family protein, giving the protein MGDGATRVRTTLPALMYHSVSAVDGPLRDLAVPPERLAEQLGTLTAAGYRLTGLTEALDRRLAGSTEKLVAVTFDDGYRDFLTVALPALRAAGAGATLYASVGHLGGHAGWLGRWAPDFGPMLTWAQLAEVAAGGVEIGNHSLIHHPLDVLPPARLREEVYRSRAELEQRLQARVRSFAYPHGYHGRRVREVVEAAGHDNATEVGRRLHAPGRWQFAVPRFQPTPDHSGADLLALVEGRGPRLTPQLKRLAQPGWRLVRRAARRAGRTLT
- a CDS encoding glycoside hydrolase family 26 protein, whose product is MGARLSRRDLLLLAGATALPAAGCTAKPAPWPPVPSGPAPAVTAGGGPAPFTPGRVMLGGYVDLRGMTAAESLRLRRRQLGRDLRIVHRYYSWTDRLPATLAYLPAGSTLMLSWRGPTLREITGGGADRLITAAARRLAAGRRPILLRWGWDMNRDFFRWGGAANGRSPEGYVTAWRRLRRLFREAGADNVAWVWSPNADTQPDEDWNRIDGYYPGDEHVDWVGVSGYARQETPAQMFDEVYQRYSARKPIMIAEVAVADRGGASKPDWITDFAAWVRLRPAVGAAVWFDTDTHPGSAENWRIDSDPNSLAAYRALATEPVFGG